One window of Cydia strobilella chromosome 10, ilCydStro3.1, whole genome shotgun sequence genomic DNA carries:
- the LOC134745004 gene encoding 3-ketodihydrosphingosine reductase encodes MYIIIGLLILAVIVGLAFAVYYSSEKQTVYTDLKGKHVVVTGGSSGIGKAAAAEAASLGAHVTIIGRDVSKLTAAVTEIVAKCKDKGQKIQFAALDVTSDYNAISKCLSELETSVGPIFMLINSAGMCICGEFDKMKVEDVKQMIDLNYFGTAYPTRYVLPGMKQRREGIVVFVASEAAFLGIYGYSAYSGGKWAVRGLAETLFMELLGTGVRLTLAFPPDTDTPGLKNENLTKPKETMLISGSGGLQSADMVGKKMVHDAMIGRKYSVFGFSGNLMSLLFCGSIDSLSQILVQISCMGILRTVMVGVLLYFHKIVWDGLKEKKETRKSK; translated from the exons ATGTATATTATAATAGGTCTCTTAATATTAGCTGTTATAGTTGGTTTAGCCTTTGCCGTATATTATTCATCAGAGAAGCAAACTGTTTACACCGATTTGAAAGGTAAACATGTAGTTGTAACCGGAGGATCCAGTGGCATTGGCAAAGCTGCAGCAGCAGAAGCAGCCAGCTTGGGAGCCCACGTCACAATTATCGGTCGTGATGTTAGCAAACTGACCGCTGCAGTTACTGAGATAGTCGCGAAATGTAAGGACAAAGGGCAAAAGATACAATTCGCGGCCTTAGATGTAACATCAGATTACAACGCTATATCAAAATGTTTGTCCGAATTAGAAACTTCTGTGGGTCCAATTTTTATGCTAATAAATTCTGCCGGAATGTGCATTTGTGGAGAATTTGATAAAATGAAGGTTGAGGATGTTAAACAAATGATTGATTTGAACTACTTTGGCACGGCATATCCTACTAGGTATGTTTTACCTGGAATGAAGCAGAGGCGCGAAGGGATCGTCGTATTTGTAGCATCAGAAGCTGCATTCCTTG gcATTTATGGCTACAGTGCCTACAGCGGTGGAAAGTGGGCAGTTCGAGGCTTAGCCGAAACTCTATTCATGGAACTGCTAGGCACAGGGGTGCGGCTGACACTGGCCTTCCCACCAGACACAGACACCCCTGGTCTGAAGAATGAAAACTTGACAAAGCCTAAAGAAACCATGCTTATATCTGGAAGTGGTGGGCTGCAGTCAGCGGATATGGTGGGCAAGAAGATGGTCCATGATGCTATG ATTGGAAGAAAGTATTCAGTATTTGGGTTCAGTGGTAACTTAATGTCTCTCCTGTTCTGCGGTTCCATAGACAGCTTGAGCCAAATACTGGTGCAAATATCCTGCATGGGGATTCTACGGACCGTCATGGTTGGTGTGTTGTTGTACTTTCACAAAATAGTATGGGATGGcttgaaagagaaaaaggagaCTCGAAAGAGTAAATAA
- the LOC134745003 gene encoding uncharacterized protein LOC134745003, which produces MPSSIYNRTINEWRGITNAANATDETSLDYTYRKGEVFPQNYQELTIEKPKNKLLRTYQYNNTIHNINLFRHTQQKRKVIRKRCPALRPRQKKQLNNEKTKKFLEVFEVVEFDHVACTSSSGLEGTCLHEYDCVNTGGLPMGSCADGYGVCCVIQISCDDATAAPTGWFVNPGFPDPSSERLACAVTVNKTSEDIKQIRLDFFNFELLPPTAGSCEQDQFVVSGQNVNSMMPILCGVNTGLHVYVEVGDVNGPITLSIQTASAESRLFAIKVSQLSASDDLEAPAGCLQYFKGPIGYMESFNYRDTSDTSIAKAPSYLNNLNYAMCIEREPGSCSITYTNAGIMRITNYDSDGLPVIPPGQAGVEIFNCPSDWLLMSAARLCGDRLNDGSVLQDFALDAPITDNGAGPIVVWFRSDEGYVARGFKIQYQQNSCNA; this is translated from the exons ATGCCGTCATCGATCTATAATAGGACGATAAATGAATGGAGAGGTATTACGAACGCCGCAAACGCTACTGATGAAACTTCGCTTGACTATACCTATCGAAAAGGCGAAGTTTTTCCCCAAAATTACCAAGAATTGACGATTGAGAAACCAAAAAATAAACTGTTACGAACTTACCAATATAACAACACTATTCACAACATAAACTTGTTTAGACATACTCAACAAAAACGAAAAGTGATAAGAAAAAGGTGTCCAGCATTGCGGCCaagacaaaaaaaacaattgaacaACGAGAAGACGAAGAAGTTTCTAGAAGTGTTTGAAGTAGTGGAGTTTGATCACGTCGCTTGTACGTCGAGCAGTGGGTTGGAAGGAACGTGCCTGCATGAGTATGATTGTGTTAATACTGGAGGACTGCCGATGGGCAGTTGTGCTGATGGCTATGGGGTATGTTGCGTGA TTCAGATTTCTTGCGATGACGCCACCGCCGCGCCTACAGGGTGGTTTGTTAACCCAGGCTTTCCCGATCCGAGCTCTGAGAGATTAGCCTGTGCTGTAACAGTCAACAAAACTTCAGAGGACATTAAACAGATTCGTCTGGACTTCTTTAATTTTGAG CTCCTACCGCCGACTGCGGGGTCATGTGAGCAGGATCAATTCGTAGTATCAGGACAGAATGTGAACAGCATGATGCCCATTCTGTGCGGCGTCAACACCGGCCTTCACG TTTACGTCGAGGTTGGTGATGTGAATGGGCCAATCACCTTGTCCATCCAAACGGCTTCGGCGGAAAGCCGATTGTTTGCCATTAAG GTGTCGCAGCTATCCGCTAGCGACGACTTAGAGGCACCGGCTGGGTGTCTTCAGTACTTCAAAGGACCAATCGGATACATGGAATCATTTAACTACCGTGACACATCTGACACTTCAATAGCTAAAGCTCCATCTTATTTG AACAATCTTAATTATGCAATGTGCATAGAACGGGAGCCTGGGTCTTGCAGCATCACGTACACGAATGCGGGCATTATGCGGATCACCAATTACGATTCAG ACGGCTTACCAGTTATCCCCCCGGGTCAAGCTGGAGTTGAGATATTTAACTGCCCCAGCGACTGGTTGCTAATGTCAGCGGCGCGGCTCTGCGGAGACCGGCTGAACGACGGTTCAGTTCTGCAGGACTTTGCTCTTGATGCGCCGATTACAG aTAATGGCGCAGGCCCCATAGTTGTGTGGTTCAGGTCGGATGAAGGATATGTTGCTCGgggttttaaaatacaatatcaACAAAACTCATGTAATGCTTAG
- the LOC134744946 gene encoding pupal cuticle protein C1B-like, with product TESFQIVIFACVASVCQAAGILAPVAYGDYPYNNYPTQPAIASHQSNIWRSPYNLGQISTYSKAIDTPFSSVRKSDVRVSNPGLAVGGLGLASAYHGIPAYHGLATPAYHGLPVTTAYHGAVAAPLVSHVGVSPYAAPVAKVSTAGGLLGVAYSAAPAVSHMTYSNGLGLTYAW from the exons ACGGAGTCCTTTCAGATCGTTATCTTCGCCTGTGTGGCCTCAGTCTGCCAGGCTGCAGGCATCCTTGCTCCTGTCGCCTACGGCGACTACCCTTACAACAACTATCCGACCCAACCTGCCATCGCCTCGCACCAGTCGAATATATGGAGGTCGCCTTATAACCTTGGACAG ATATCTACATATTCAAAGGCAATCGATACACCATTTTCAAGCGTGCGCAAATCCGATGTGCGTGTTAGCAACCCCGGACTAGCGGTCGGTGGACTCGGCTTGGCTTCGGCGTACCATGGTATACCCGCGTACCACGGTCTGGCCACGCCGGCCTATCATGGCCTACCAGTGACCACGGCGTATCATGGAGCTGTAGCTGCGCCACTGGTGTCCCATGTCGGCGTTTCTCCGTATGCTGCTCCTGTTGCTAAA GTGTCAACAGCTGGTGGACTTCTCGGCGTAGCATATTCCGCGGCTCCCGCTGTCTCTCACATGACCTACAGCAACGGACTTGGCCTGACCTACGCATGGTAG
- the LOC134745005 gene encoding protein farnesyltransferase/geranylgeranyltransferase type-1 subunit alpha, which produces MSDNEYDGEATWVPYRDRPEWKDVTPVPENDGPRPVVVIAHSEKFEDVYGYFRAVLQSNEKSERALKLTKDAVELNPANYTVWQYRRDLLKALGTDLRPELDYVESVITHSPKNYQVWHHRKVLVEWLQDPSQELALTSDALIQDPKNYHAWQHRQWAVKTFGLYDREMDFVDNLITQDVRNNSAWNQRYFIMNNHLGWSDMNVQKEICYTMEKIKYVKNNESAWNYLRGLLLHDKRGLSGNCVVTGFCEDLYKNKCRSPFLLAFILDICDEAIKKDEIGCLHNPTRGVALCEDLATKYDKIRSKYWNYMSEKFRKAKDELAAKNEDGDKVERTI; this is translated from the exons ATGTCTGATAATGAGTATGATGGTGAAGCTACCTGGGTGCCTTATCGGGACCGCCCTGAGTGGAAAGACGTGACGCCGGTTCCTGAAAATGATGGGCCAAGGCCTGTTGTGGTCATTGCTCATTCTGAGAAAT TTGAAGATGTGTACGGGTACTTTAGGGCAGTACTGCAGAGCAACGAGAAGTCTGAACGGGCCTTGAAACTGACAAAAGATGCAGTTGAACTTAACCCAGCAAACTACACTGTGTGGCAATacag GAGAGACTTGCTGAAAGCTTTGGGGACAGATTTGAGACCTGAGCTAGATTATGTTGAATCAGTTATCACACATTCACCCAAGAATTATCAA GTGTGGCATCACCGGAAAGTTCTAGTGGAATGGCTGCAAGACCCATCGCAGGAGCTGGCCCTGACGAGCGACGCCTTAATACAGGACCCCAAGAACTACCACGCCTGGCAACACAGGCAATGGGCTGTCAAGACCTTTGG ACTGTACGACCGCGAAATGGACTTCGTGGACAACCTCATCACCCAAGACGTGCGCAACAACTCCGCCTGGAACCAGCGATACTTCATCATGAACAACCATCTCGGCTGGTCAGACATGAACGTGCAAAAAGAAATATGCTACACTATGGAAAAAAtcaaatatgtcaaaaataacGAGAGCGCTTGGAACTATTTAAGAGGTCTATTACTACACGATAAAAGGGGACTTAGTGGAAATTGCGTAGTGACAGGGTTCTGCGAggatttgtataaaaataagtgTCGTTCGCCGTTCCTTCTCGCTTTTATTCTAGATATTTGTGACGAGGCTATTAAGAAGGATGAAATAGGTTGCCTACATAATCCTACTAGAGGTGTAGCGCTGTGCGAGGATCTGGCGACGAAGTACGATAAAATTAGAAGCAAGTATTGGAACTATATGTCTGAGAAGTTTAGAAAAGCGAAGGATGAGTTAGCtgctaaaaatgaagatggcgATAAAGTTGAGCGAACAATTTAA
- the LOC134745006 gene encoding asparagine synthetase [glutamine-hydrolyzing], with product MCGIWAIFGTKDGVNLKCIKCFAAITHRGPDAWRVEQDAREPGALLGFSRIAIVDGLHGMQPMKLHCYPRTVLICNGEIFNCKTLQTEHDFPYETNCDVEAIIHLYHNFGIAEAVRRLDAEFVFCLVDGDKRKIYLARDPYGVRPMFRFHDPESGTMGICSEAKGLVGIKESASETATLEPFPPGHFQIWSMLDGGKVKLDHTEQFFKPGMSLNYKPYVPASVMATMNVYEKTAHLLEAACRKRLMSDRRIGCFLSGGLDSSLVTALVVKLAKEYKLPYKIQTFAIGMGDSPDLAAARIVADHLGTEHHEVQFDENDVREALDNVIYHLETFDITTIRASIPMYILSKYIKEKTDTTVVFSGEGADEVAQGYIYFRDAPSAEAGHEESLRLLSDIYLYDGLRADRTTSAFSLELRVPFLDIELTHHYLGTDPKLRQPQDGVEKYLLRKSLAKSDLLPDSILWRHKEAFSDGVASVKKSLFTTIGEIIADRYKEEPIQYKGVQPTTTESKYYRHVFEKSFPGQYNFTPYYWMPKWVEVSDPSARFIKHYAAK from the coding sequence ATGTGCGGAATTTGGGCGATATTCGGAACCAAAGACGGGGTGAACCTAAAATGCATCAAGTGTTTCGCCGCGATCACGCACCGCGGGCCAGACGCGTGGCGCGTCGAACAAGACGCGCGCGAGCCCGGCGCGCTGCTGGGCTTCAGTCGCATCGCCATCGTTGACGGCCTACACGGCATGCAGCCCATGAAACTCCACTGCTACCCCCGCACCGTCCTCATCTGCAACGGCGAAATCTTTAACTGCAAAACCCTCCAAACCGAACACGATTTCCCCTACGAGACAAACTGCGACGTCGAGGCCATCATCCACTTGTATCACAATTTCGGCATTGCCGAAGCCGTGAGGAGGCTTGACGCCGAATTCGTCTTTTGTCTCGTTGATGGTGACAAAAGGAAAATTTACTTAGCCAGAGACCCATACGGTGTCCGCCCGATGTTTCGCTTCCATGACCCAGAGAGTGGAACCATGGGCATCTGCTCAGAAGCTAAAGGATTAGTCGGAATCAAAGAATCCGCCAGTGAAACGGCAACATTAGAACCATTTCCGCCCGGCCATTTCCAAATTTGGAGTATGCTTGATGGCGGTAAGGTAAAATTGGATCATACGGAGCAATTTTTCAAGCCTGGAATGTCCCTAAATTATAAACCGTATGTCCCAGCAAGTGTTATGGCAACAATGAATGTTTACGAGAAAACGGCGCATTTACTAGAAGCCGCCTGCCGCAAGAGATTGATGTCGGATCGTCGAATCGGCTGCTTCCTCAGTGGTGGACTGGATTCTTCGCTAGTCACCGCCTTGGTAGTTAAGCTCGCGAAAGAATACAAACTGccatacaaaatacaaacatttgCGATAGGAATGGGAGATTCCCCAGATTTAGCTGCGGCTCGAATCGTAGCGGATCATTTAGGCACAGAGCACCATGAAGTCCAATTTGATGAGAATGACGTACGAGAAGCCTTAGACAACGTGATCTATCATCTTGAAACATTTGACATTACCACGATCCGCGCAAGCATCCCTATGTATATTTTGTCAAAGTATATAAAGGAGAAAACTGACACTACAGTAGTGTTTAGTGGGGAAGGCGCGGATGAAGTGGCTCAGGGCTATATATATTTCAGAGACGCACCTTCTGCAGAGGCAGGGCATGAAGAAAGCTTGCGATTGCTATCAGATATCTACTTGTACGACGGCTTGAGAGCAGACCGCACAACGAGCGCGTTCAGCTTAGAACTCAGAGTACCGTTCTTAGATATTGAACTCACACATCATTACCTAGGCACGGATCCGAAATTGCGTCAGCCACAAGATGGAGTAGAAAAATACTTGTTACGGAAAAGTTTGGCGAAAAGCGATCTGCTACCAGACTCTATACTGTGGAGACATAAAGAGGCATTTTCAGATGGCGTGGCGTCGGTGAAGAAGTCCCTATTCACAACTATAGGAGAAATTATAGCAGACCGATACAAAGAAGAGCCTATACAGTACAAGGGCGTCCAGCCTACTACGACGGAGTCAAAATATTATCGTCATGTATTTGAAAAATCATTCCCGGGCCAATATAACTTCACGCCATACTACTGGATGCCCAAGTGGGTGGAAGTCTCAGATCCTTCGGCACGGTTCATAAAGCATTATGCTGCTAAATAA